Proteins from a genomic interval of Betta splendens chromosome 10, fBetSpl5.4, whole genome shotgun sequence:
- the purab gene encoding transcriptional activator protein Pur-alpha — MADRDSGSDHGGPTAGPGSLPPGAMGAMSRLQHDTEELASKRVDIQNKRFYLDVKQNVKGRFLKIAEVGAGGNKSRLTLSMSVAVEFRDYLGDFIEHYAQLGPSNPDMVQDEPRRALKSEFLVRENRKYYMDLKENQRGRFLRIRQTVNRGPGLGSAQGQTIALPAQGLIEFRDALAKLIDDYGVDEEPAELPEGTSLTVDNKRFFFDVGSNKYGVFMRVSEVKPTYRNSITVPCKVWSKFGNTFCKYAEEMRKIQERSREKRASELLPEGPHGGDDGDDD; from the coding sequence ATGGCGGACAGAGACAGTGGCAGTGACCACGGCGGGCCCACCGCAGGCCCCGGCTCGCTGCCTCCGGGCGCGATGGGCGCCATGTCTCGGCTGCAGCATGACACCGAGGAGCTCGCCTCCAAGCGCGTCGACATCCAGAACAAGCGCTTCTACCTTGACGTGAAGCAGAACGTGAAAGGCCGCTTCCTAAAGATAGCCGAGGTCGGGGCCGGGGGAAACAAGAGCCGCCTCACTCTCTCCATGTCCGTGGCCGTGGAGTTCCGCGACTATCTCGGGGACTTTATCGAACATTACGCCCAGCTGGGCCCGAGCAACCCAGACATGGTGCAGGATGAGCCGCGGCGCGCGCTCAAGAGCGAATTCCTGGTGCGGGAGAATCGGAAATATTACATGGATCTGAAAGAGAACCAGAGGGGGCGGTTCCTGAGGATCCGGCAGACCGTTAATCGGGGGCCGGGATTGGGAAGCGCACAAGGCCAGACCATCGCTCTGCCGGCGCAGGGTCTGATCGAGTTCCGCGACGCGCTGGCGAAACTCATAGACGACTACGGCGTGGACGAGGAGCCGGCGGAGCTGCCGGAGGGCACGTCGCTCACGGTCGACAACAAGCGCTTCTTCTTCGACGTGGGCTCCAACAAGTACGGGGTGTTCATGCGGGTCAGCGAGGTGAAGCCCACTTACCGGAACTCCATCACGGTTCCATGCAAAGTGTGGTCCAAATTCGGCAACACCTTTTGCAAATACGCGGAGGAGATGAGAAAGATCCAGGAGAGGAGTCGAGAGAAACGGGCCTCCGAACTGCTGCCCGAGGGCCCGCACGGCGGCGACGACGGCGACGACGACTGA